The genomic DNA CAAAGCCTCACGAATAGCACGACAAACATTTTCGGCAGTTTTTTCCGTCAGGGCTTTGCTACCACGAGATACAAGTAGTTTGATAAAAACCAACATTGGTGGTTGAATCTGACCATAAAGACTCAAGCCATGAATTGTTAAACCATAAGCTGCTAGGACACCAAAAATATCACTGAGAAGAAAGGACTGATTGCGGTATGCAAAATGCAGAGCGCTTTTGCTGCCTTCCGATTTTATCTCTATTACAGCCCGTTTAGTTTTATATAAACGGTATGCTAGACGTAAATTTTGCAGCTGAATTTCACTGCTAACAAATTGTTCATAAAATTGTGGAAACGCACGATTAAAGCGTTTCAGGAGTTCCAATGTCGAGGATTTTAGACCAGAAGTCATGGTTGGAGGTGAGACTTGCTTGCTTTTTTAACACTAAGCTAAAAACTGTGTTACGCACTAATTCGCTTTGATATTTATTCGTTTGCGAGGCTTGATCATTGCTTTTACCTAATTATGGAAATAGGACAATAAGTTAGATATCATACCAGTTAATAACTGAAATTATACATAATTGACTTTTGTGACCTATTAAATCCGCCAGGTCATCAGATTTGCGATGAAGATTTTTACTTAGTTTACTTGCAATATTTCCATAAAAACACCTTAGTCTCTTGATTTATCAAGACTGTACGTTTATTCAGGCAGCTATAGATGAATTCGATATTCTTACTATTTAAAGGATTTTTTGTTAAGATTGTTGTTTGTATTAGTTGCGTTTAATAATGCTTGTTAGTTTAGCAAGTCTCAAATACATTTTTTATGAAATTGAGGCAAGATAAAGCTAAAAGCAGATATTTAGATAACTAAATTGTTTCTAGTGTATGGTTTGAATACCAAAAATATAATCCGATGTGGCCATATTCAGCCATTGATGATATATTTTTAGTTGGTGGATTTATTGCCAGTTGAAGTGTTAATGTGATAACTGTGGATTTGAATGTCACAGACGCGTAAACGCAACTACAAATCTATTAAAATCTGCCAGCTAGGCAGTTTCAACCTGTGGACTTGGTAGTGCCTACACTTCCAAGGTGAAGCAAAAACTAAACGTATCTCTGAAGCATTCGCGTAGCGTGGCGCAGGGATAGCTCAAAGTAGATTTGAGTAGGTTATATATAACGGAAACTCACAGTTAATCCGTTAGGTTTTAACCTTAAAAGGCTAAAAATAGTTGACTATATTTCTAGTAGCTATTTATATAGAAATGTAATTAATTCAATTATGTTACCCGAACCGCGCTGGCATGGGTTTTTGGAAAACTTGGTTTACTAGTTCTGAATCTGTAGCGACAAACAAAGCAGCCGCTTTTGAAGAGTTAAAAAAAAGTAATAGGGGTAACTCTAGTGCCGAAGGCGATAGCATCGTGTTTAGCACTGAACGAGAAATTGACCTTTATGAACTTGAAGAACTCTGTGATGCGGTTGGCTGGTCACGTCGTCCTCTGAGAAAAGTAAAAAAGGCCATTGAACACAGTTTTCTCGTAGCCTCGATGTGGCAAATACGAGGGAATAAAAAACGTTTAATTGGTTTTGCTCGTGCTACCTCAGATCACGCCTTTAATGCCACCATTTGGGATGTGGTAGTCCACCCAGACTTTCAAGGTCAAGGAATGGGCAAAGCTTTGATGAAATATGTTCTGAAAAAACTTAGAAGTGAAGAAATTAGCAATGTAACTCTGTTTGCTGATCCCCATGTTGTAGATTTTTACCGAACTATGGGTTTTATGCCAGATCCAGAAGGTATCAAAGGGATGTTTTGGTATCCCCAATGATGCTAAGTTTGTAAAGACTATTAGTGTCTACCATTATTTTGTGAAATTTTGACTTTGTTTGCCATGGTGTGTCTATAGGTTTACAGATGATTGATTGCCTGCAATTTTACTAAACTTCAACAGGTTTAGTTTCGGTAAGCAGGAAAATTATTTTTTAACCATGATTAATTTTTTTAGTCCAAAGCCTTTTCAAAATGTTTTTTGTATGATATACTAATAGATATGTTTAAAGCACAGAAAACTTGCTGATAAGAGCGAGTTTAACGGGATGTAGCGCAGCTTGGTAGCGCGCCTGCTTTGGGAGCAGGATGCCGCAGGTTCAAATCCTGTCATCCCGACTTTATTTATAAAATAAAATATATGTATATCGTGTATGTAGCTTTAAGTTATTTAATCCATAAAATAACTTGATAGAAACTGTATGTATCCAACAAGATATTGATAATGTCAGCAAAGGGGAATAGTGGAATTTTTGTATATTTGAAGTCGGTGAATTTGAGCGATTATGATTGGAACGATTGATGAATTTCTAGCGTCCTCTGAATTAAATAAGAAAAATCACAGAATAGTATTTTTTTGATTAAGAGTCCTGGATGTCAAGTTCCATCGGAGGAAAAATATATTAGACTAAGACAGAATTTAGTAGTAAATAACAAGAGAAAATTCAAAACAATTCCATATATCCATAGCATTCCTATTTGATTTGTAAATGGTGGATACAATAGACAATAGTAAACAGGGATTCGGATAACAGGTAATTGATTTTGAAAGGATCATTTAAGATTGCTATGGACACTGTAAGTGATTGAGATTGACATATCTAATGACTTGCCACATAATTAAAGCTAATATTACCTGTATAAAATCAAACCTTTTACTGATTGTCTAGGTTAATTCAATTATTAATATTTAGTTGAGGAATAGTAATGAAGTCATTGTTAGTACGTTGGGGTTTAACACTAGGTTTAGTGGGTAGTACCCTGTTTAGTAGTGTTACCGCTTTTAATCTTCCTGTACTGGCATTAACAGAACAACAAGTCAAGGAAAAGTTGGATTCAGTACCTGTTTATTTGATTACTAACGATCAAGGTTTACCTCTGAGTCGTACTCTCCCTGCAAAAAATGGACAGCAATCTGCATCTGTAACGGGTGTCTACATGAGTCGTCAGGAAGCTGAGAAGTTTATCCAAGATTTGCGGAAAGCTAAAAATAAAAATCCTAAACTGGAGGAGATGGCTAGAAAGTTACAAGTAACTGCTGTCCCATTAGGAGTTATTTATCAACAGTTACAACAAACGAAGAATCAGCAAAACCGACTATTGTTTGCTTTTAAACCAGTAGATCAAGAAATTCAGGGAGCTTTAACTTTACTGAAAGCGAGTGGTCAAAAAATAGATCAAGAAAAGTTTAAGTCTAGTGTACCTGTTTTTGCGGTGCGATTTTCACCAGACAAAGGTTATGTACCTATTCAAATGGGTGAGAAGAAAGAGCAAATGATTCCTTTGTTCTTGAGTAAAAAAGATGCACAAAGTTTGTTGAGCAAGGTAAAACCTAAGTTCCCCACAGCTGATATTCAGGTGATAGATGTAAATGGGGTGATCCAAACCTTAAAGGACAAAAATGATTCTTGGTTAACTCAGGTAGTTTTAGTTCCATCCGCAGAGTCGAGGGAATACATCAGAACTCTACCTAAGAAATAAGGCTGAATGTCTACAAAAGTTTATGTTCTAGGTAGGACTAAGTATGACTAAGCAACAGCCAAAGATGGTTTCTGGTTCAGAGCTTTGGCAATGGCGCAATGTTGCGGTTCAAAGTGCGATCGCCCACAATATTCCATGCTTAGAAGTAGATTGGCTGTTACAAGAAATAGCTGGTTTAGATAAATTAGCATTGCGTTTGGAGTCATTCAAAACATTGACTCAGATTGAGATGCGGTTTTCTCTAAAAGAACTAAACCAGTTATGGGAAAAACGCTTACATGAACGCTTACCCATACAGTATATTGCTGGTGTTACCCCTTGGCGCAAGTTTCAACTTACTGTTTCTGATGCGGTTTTGATTCCTAGGCCGGAAACAGAAACTTTGATTGATTTGGCTGTAGCTGCTGCCCAAACTAATGGTTTACAATCAGGGAATTGGGCAGACTTGGGGACTGGCAGTGGTGCGATCGCTCTGGGTTTAGCTGAACTATTGACAAATGCCACAATTTATGCTGTAGATTGTAGTCCAGAAGCCTTGGCTGTTGCTCAAACAAATGCGAAAAATTTGGGTTTTGATGAAAGGATTAAATTTTATCAGGGTGCTTGGTGGCAACCCTTAGAACTCTTGCAAGGAAAGTTTGCGGGGATGGTCTCAAATCCCCCCTACATTCCCAGCGAAACTGTGTTAACCCTACAACCGGAAGTAGTTAACCATGAACCCCATTTAGCTTTAGATGGTGGTGTTGATGGTTTAGATTGTATTCGTCATTTAATTGCAGTGTCTCCTGCTTATTTACAGACTGGGGGAATTTGGTTAATTGAAATGATGGACGGACAAGCGGATGCGGTGAGACAATTGTTAGAAAATAACGGTAAATATCGTGATATTTCCATCCATGCTGATTTAGCAGGTATAGAAAGATTTGCACTCACTTATATTAAGTAGGACTTAAATTAATCGCTAATTCCTATTCTTATCTATCATTCTAAATCAAATGCCAGGAACCAGATTTGAACTGGTGACACGAGGATTTTCAGTCCTCTGCTCTACCAACTGAGCTATCCCGGCTTGTGGTTTTCTTTTTCTCACCACGATTACTAAATTTAGCAAAAGAAACAGAATTCGTCAAGGGGTTTTCTTAAAAAAATTTTATGCTGCTTTTAGCCTTAACTTTACCCAAGTGAAAACAATGATGAAAACGAGGAACTGTACTAGGACAATACCCGGTCCAGAAGCCAGCTTAAAAGCACCAGAAATTATCATTCCTACCACGCTGCTACTAGAACCAATAATGACCGACAAAATCAGAAATCGCCTAAAATGGTGACTCATTAATTTAGCGGTGGAAGCAGGAATAACTAAAAAGGCGTTTACCAATAAAACCCCAACGGCTTTAATGGCTACTGCTACAGCTAGAGATAGTAAGATTACGAACCCATAGCGATATAATTGCACAGGTATACCTTGGACTTGGGCAACATCTGGGTTAAGGGTTAATAGAATTTGCTGTTGCAGAGTTGATAGTAAAAAAGCGCTGCTACCTAAAAGTACCAATACGGTCAAAATTAAATCAGTGGTGTCAATAGCGAGAATATCGCCAAACAGTACAGCCATTAAATTACCCCGATACCCCGTAATCATTCTGGCCAGAATAATACCTATGGCTAATGCTCCTGATAGGACTATACTAAGGATGCTATCACTAGCTAAATCTGTGTTGTCAATTAGGTAAAGGACAATTACACCAAAAATTAATGTAAAGGGTAACAACATCCAGGTAGGGTTGATACCTAGTAAAACACCTAATGTTACACCTACAAGTGCGGCATGACTAACAGCATGACTAAAAAATGACAACTGTCTAAGAGTGACAAAGCTGCCCAATAAGCCACCTAGTATTCCCATTAATACAGCACCAATGATTGCACGTTGCATAAAAGGGAATTGTAATAAGTTTACTAACTCCAGAAGATTAGTAATCACTAAAAATTTACTGTGAATATTAATCAATGAGTCCATATTTTTTAGATTTAATTAGATTTAAAATTATTTTCATCTATTTTGAAAAAATTTTATTAAAAAATATTATTTTTATTTTCATCATGATTGACTATTGAATTTTAATAAATTTGAAAAATATGTTTACATTTACTTAAATTTACAAAATTTCTTGTCTATCTATATAACTTGATTTACAAAAAACCATGATTCAATCTAATCCACGTCTTACTTTAGAACATAATATTCTTGAAACAAATTCCCATGAATTAATCAGTACGGAAAAAGCCCAACGGATGGCAGAGTTTTTTAGCTTTTTGGGAGATGCTAACCGCTTGAGAGTTCTTTCTTTATTAGCTAATCAAGAATTTTGTGTGAGTGATTTAGCTGCTTTGCTAGATATGAGTGAATCTGCTGTTTCTCATCAATTAAGGAATTTACGGGCTATGCGTTTAGTTAGTTATCGCAAACAGGGAAGAAATGTTTTTTATCGTCTTCATGATAGTCATATTTTCCATCTGTATCAAGCGGTTGCTGAACACATAGATGAAAAAGATTAATAATCAGGTGACAGGTGACAGGTGACAGGTGACAGGTGACAGGTAACAGAGAATATTTAAAATAATTACGAATTACGTGCCTCTTGCTCCCTTCGGGAGAGCTTCGCTAACAGAGGAGTTTCACTAACGCGCAGCGTTTCCAAAGGTAAGATTACGAATTATTTAATGTTCATGTTGATAACGACTAAAACCTGGCCCATAAGTTGCTAGGAGATTTTGGGGTGAGAGGGCTATTTCTGGATGACCGGAACATACTAAAGTTTGATTGAGACAGAGGACGCGATCGCAATGACGGTTTACCATATCTATATCATGGGAAACTTGTAAAACTGTCCATCCCTCTTCTCGTTTTAACTCATTGAGTAAAGCATAAAAATCAGCCGCACCTTGAATATCAACCCCTGCAAAAGCTTCATCTAATACTAATAATTTTCGGGGTGTGACTAAACAGTAAGCTAATAATACTCTTTTTAGTTGACCACCGCTAAGAGTGCCAATGGCTTGATTTCTGAGATGATAAGCGTCTGTACGTTGTAAAGCTGCTTTGACTGCGGTTGATTTTTCTTGTTGATTTTGCAAAAAGTAGGACAATAAATTTTTATTCTTACCTGTTCCCTGTTTCCTGTTACCTATTCCTAGTTCTACTAATTCTTTGACAGAAATAGGAAAAGTACGATCAAAAATAAAGTTTTGTGGCATATAACCTAGTTGGTTACGTAAATTTCCTAATCGGGACATGGGACGACCAAAAATTTCAATTCTTCCAGAATGACGAGGAATTAAATCTAAAATTGCTTTAACTAAGGTACTTTTACCAGCGCCATTTGGTCCAACTATAGCTGTATCTGTTCCTGGAAATAATTCAAAGGAAACATCACGTAAAGCGAGAAAGTTTCCTTGGTAGACAGTCAAACCTTCTACTTTTAATATTGGTAATTCTATTGATTCTTGATCTTCCTTCATCTGCATTAACTGAATCTAAACATGAATAGACAAATAATTGACTGTTGATTATTGATTATTAATTTTTAATTACGTTCGTTCGCTCAGTGTGCCGGATGCACTATTTCAAATTGTGAATTATGAATTATTTACATCCTGCTGACAAATTTTCTAAATTACTTTTCATTGCTTGAAAATAATACTGGGGATTTTTTTCCCCATTCTCTAAAGAATTGAGAGGATATAAAGTTAAATTCAAATCTTGAGAAAGGCTATTCAGTAATTTATTGTCTACTCCTGGTTCACTAAATAAGGCTTTCACTTTGTACTTTTTGACTGCGTTGATAGCTGTTTGTACATCTGTTGGTGAAAGCTGATCTTCAGGAAGTTCTACTACTGCAATTTGCTGGAGTTGATAACGTTTAGCCAGATGGATAAAGGCATCATGGAAAGTGATAAATGTGCAGTTTGGTGTTTTTTTCAAAGTCTGCTGAAAGTCATTATTAAGATTTTCTAATTCCTGAATATAAGCCGCAGCATTAGTTTGATAAATGTCTTTATTTTCAGGATCAGCAACAATTAAACTATCCCGAATATTGATAACTTGTTGTTTAGCAAATACAGGATCTAGCCAAACATGGGGGTTTCCTTGGGAGTGTTCATGTTTATGATTATGATCCTTTTCTGTTTTTTCCCCTGCTGTAACGATATCATCATCTATAACTTTAATACCTTTACTGGCATCAATTTCTACTAATTGCGAATTTTCGGCATTTTTAACTGTATCTGTGAGAAATTCTTCCATGCCTAGGCCATTTTTTACTAAAATCTTGGCTGTGGCGATCGCTCTGACATTATCTGGTGTAGCTTGGTAATCATGTACATCTGTTCCTGGAGGTACTAAAATCTCCACATTTGCTACATCCCCAGCTACAGCTTTGGTAAATAAATACACTGGCAAAAATGTCGTTAAGATTTGAGTTTTTTCGGATTTATTGACCAATGACTGCGTAGCATTGTCATCAGTATTTTCCCTGGCTTGGGTACATCCAGCCACAATTGACGACACAAATAGGGAGAAAATAAGTATAATCCATTTTTTTAAAGGGTTTAAACCGTTTTTTTTGATTTTATCTCTCTGTTTATTGTGCATAATCCAGAATACTTACTTTATTGACATCAATACCTTGACTAATAATCATACTCAGATTATACATTAACATAAGAATTATTATCATTCTCTCTAGCTGTTGGTAACAAAACTATCAAGATTTACAAGATTCTTTGGTTTAAGTAGTATAGATTACATTTTTTCTAAAAATACTACCTTAATATTGTTTTTTTCAAGTGCTAAGAATTTTTAACCATGTAGTTAAAAGATTTGTTGACTGCTAGTATATTGAGAATATTTCTTAATAAACTGTGTTAAAACCAAGGTTAAGAAACTTCTCTGTATGGTTGTAAAAAGTAAGTAAATGGGTGTGTGGAACAATGTCTAAAATATCGAATAATCTGTCTATTCCAGCAGTTTGTGGTGTAATGCTATGTTTGAATACATCAGTTTTGGCAGGAGAAACACCAGGGAACACAGAAGCGAATGAAGCTTTAGCTGTTTCTAGCCTGGAAAAAATTAATCATAATTATCAACAAAATTTAATATCACAAGTTACATCGGTATCTCAATTTTCCGATGTTCAGCCTACAGACTGGGCGTTTCAAGCTTTACAGTCCTTGGTAGAACGTTATGGGTGTATAGCAGGTTATCCCAACGGTACATATCGTGGAAATCGCGCATTAACAAGATATGAGTTTGCAGCCGGTTTAAATGCTTGCTTAGATCGAGTCAATGAATTAATTGCCACAGCGACGGCTGATATGGTATCAAAACAAGATTTAGCTACATTGCAAAGACTACAGGAAGATTTTTCTGCCGAACTAGCAACCCTACGGGGAAGAGTAGATGCTGTAGAAGCGAGAACCGCTGAATTAGAAGCAAATCAATTTTCTACTACCAGTAAACTCCAGGGTCAAGTTGTAGGCGTTGTCAGTGATGTTTTAGCAGGTGACAACGATACTAACAGTAGTACAACCTTTGGCGCACGGGCTAGAATTGAATTTGTTAGTAGTTTTACTGGTCAAGATACGCTATTCACTAGGATAGAAAGTAATAATATCAATAGTCCTGATCTGGGGACACCTGAAGGTAACTTATTTTTTGCTGGTAGTGATGGAACTAACAACGCTTACTTGGGTACATTGTGGTACAAATTTCCCGTAGGCAAGAAAACACAAGTAATTGCGATCGCTGAAGGTGGTGCAGCAGACGACGTTACCAGTACAGTTAATATTTTTGATGGGGATGGGGCGTTTGGTGCTTTGTCTACCTTTGGTACACGCAACCCCATCTATGGACAAATAGGTGGTGCGGGTTTGGGTGTGACTCATCAGTTTAGTAACGCATTAGGAGTAAGTTTAGGATATTTAAGTGGTACAGCTAATGATCCGAGTGCCAAAAGTGGTTTATTTGATGGACCCTATGGTGCTTTGGCACAGTTGACAGTCAGACCAAGCGATCGCATTACTTTGGGTTTAACGTATATCAATTCCTACAATACATCACTAGCAACAGGTAGCACCACTGCCACCTTTGATGGTGTTACCGAGGCATTTTCCAGTAATTCCTATGGTGTGCAAGCATCTATTGGTATTAGTGAAAAATTTGTTGTCGGTGGTTGGGCGGGATATACCAACAGTAAAGTGTTAACAGGTGCAAAAGGAGATGTAGATATTTGGAACTATGCGGTTACGCTTGGTTTTCCCGACTTGGGTAAAAAAGGTAACTTGGCTGGTATTATCCTGGGTATGGAACCAAAAGTTACTAACTCTACCGCCGCCGTAGTAGCTGAAGATGCTAATACCTCATATCACGTAGAGGCATTTTATCAATATCGAGTCAGTGAAAATATCACCATTACCCCTGGAGTTATTTGGTTAACAGCACCAAACCATAACAATAATAATAATGATGTAGTTATTGGGGCGCTGAGAACTACTTTTAGTTTTTAAGGTTTAAAATCACTATAACGTGGAAAAAAGACCAGCCTCCCACAGCTGGTCTCACAATAAAAAACGTTGTTCGTGTTGTCTTCTCAATAGAGTCAAAACCAAATTGCGCGTTCCCAAAATGCAACGGGCAACTTTTCTTAACAAGATTGTAACAGCCAGTACAGATTTTTCATGTAAAATTCTCAAAAAATATCCGCCCCCAGTTAAGTAATTCTTTATATTTCTAGGCAGATGAGGAAGATCCGTCAAGGTCTAAAAGTCAGGAATTTATGACTTATAGCAGGAGTCAGGAGAATGAAAAAAGAATTTTCTATTCCCTATTCCCTCTTAACTGTCACCTGTCACCTGTCACCTGTCACCTGTCACCTGTCACCTATTATTCCTGGTTTTCCCCAAATAATCGTTTCTTGTTTGTAAATTACCAATCCTGGTTTTGCACCTTTGGGTTTGTAGACTCGGTTGGGTTGGGTGTAAACCACTGGTACTTGTTCACTTTGACGGCCGCGACTAAAGTAAGCTGCAATGTTAGCCGTGTATTCTAAGTCTGCTTCCTCAGCAACTGTACCGGGTTCAAGTCTTAGTAAAACATGACTTCCAGGAATTTCTTGGGCGTGAAACCACAAGTCATAATCTCCCGCTACCCGAAATGTGAGATAGTCATTTTGGTTATTGTTGCGACCAATTAAGACTTCAAAACCGCTGGGGGTGCGATAACGATGAAAGTTGGTACTTGCGGTTTCGGTGATGCTGCGGCGACGATATTCTAAATCTTCTAAATATTTTTGTTCAATTAATTCATCCCGAATTTCTTCTAAAGCTTGTAAATCATCTGCTGTTTGGTAATTGTCTATTTGAGAAATGGCAGCTTCTACTTGTTCTAAATAGTCAATTTCTGACTGTACTTCTAATAGTAAGGGTTCTACTGCTGCACGGGCGCGTTTGAGTTTTTGATGTTGTTTATAAAGCTTTTGGGCGTTTTGGACAGCGTTTTTATCTGGTTGTAGGGTAATGGCAACTGGTTTACCTGTTTCAAAATCTTCTAAAATGATTTCTTTCATCCCCGGTTGCCAGTTGTGCAAATGTGCCATTAATAGATCAGCTTTCTGGCGATATTCATCTGCTTGATCTGACTGTTGTAACCTGTCTTTAAAAGTTTTTGCTTTAGTACCTAGTTTACCCAGAATGTTATTTAATTTCTGAGTTAATTGATGGCGCAGTTGGGAAAATAACTGTTGATTTAATTGATCGGTGTAATATTGATTCAGTAATTCTTGGATATTTTTGGCTGGTGCTGTTTCACCCCAACCCATGACAGTATAGCCATTTTCAATCCAGCTAGGTTGGAATTTACCAACTTCTAAAGTTTGTAACCATTCTTGCCAATGTGCAAATAGTCTATCCCAGTCATCAGTAGTTAAAGTATCAGTATTGGTTTCTGGTGATATATTAGCTGCCAGCAACATTGAGGTAAGTAGAGAACTACTTAAACCGCTATAACTTTTTAGTAGTTGCTTTTTAACTGCACCTGGGACTAAACTTACCCTTTCTTGCCAGCGGGTTTGTGATTCATTGAGATTAGGTATAGTTCCCGTCAGTTTCGGTGGTGTTTCGTAGGGTTGTCCGGTTTGGATAGGACGAACGCTAGATTGCTGTTGACTAACTTGATGGGCAGCGGTGATAATTTCGTTGTTAGCATCGGTGAGGATGGCATTACTATATTTACCCATGACTTCAACGTACAGGTGATAAAGTGCTGCTTCTCCAGGACGACGGGCAAATTTTAAATCAACTACTCGTTCCCAAGGGGCGATAAAATCTATAGCTATTAAGGCTAAACCACCTAATTGATGGATCAGTTGTTGACTGAAGGTGAATGTATCTGGTGTGCGTGGTGGTGGTTCGGCTATACAAATTCTGGTGGCTTGGGGATGCCATGATATATCTAGCCAGTCCCGCTGTTTCATGGTTCGCAAGGCTATGGTAATAGTATAGCGATCGCGCTGGTAAACTTGTTCTGTGCGTGCTGGTAGCCAGTTAGCGCGGAGTTCGCTGCAAGTTGCGATGAGGGTGGTAAAGTCAACGGGTTGCAAAATAATTAATTATTAATAATCTGGTTTTTAGGTTTAGGCTATTCAGAATTATAGAACTTAGGCAGGAAACACGGAAGAAAGAACCACGTTCGCGTAGCGTGCCGAAGGCATAGGAACGAAGGACACAAAGGGAAGAAGGTTTTGTGGGCTTATTTGTTAGCTTCCACACCCACCATGAAATGAATTTCATGGCTAATAACCTAAGTAAACTAAAGTTCACTAAAAATTTTACCGTTTATTTTAGTCATCTTTAGATGACTTTTGCTATGAGACTGGGAATTCATTCCCAGTCGGGTGATGTTTTTATGTTAATTTACCGTCAGTCAGCATTGCGCTTTACAGGGTATTTACTGCCAGGGTGAAGGAATAGGTGTGGTTGACAAGACTTTATCTGCCATTAACCTTAAACCTGTTTTATCACAACTGGGGCAGGTAATTTCTAGAAACTGGGATGAGGTGACATCTACTTCACTCAAAATACCTTGTTTACAGTGCCAGCATTCAAATATCACTCTACTTACTGGTTGATTACAGTCTAATATCTTGATGTGTTGTGAGGGGGTGGGTTGACTTTCTATTTTTCTAGGTTTGGGGAATTTTTTGATTTCTTGAACTTCCATTGTTGTACCTGCTTGAGTCTCTATCCACTTTAGCCTTTAGGTTGGGAGTTATCACAGGTGGAGTCATCTGTTGTTGCACTGAATGGAGAAAAAGGATTTTATTGTTAACTGCATTTTTGCTAGTGTAATGATATCACCCAATTACTTATGTAACATTGTTCAGAAATATTTGATAGTAATTTTGCTAGGTTGTTATTAATCCAAGTTTCAGAACCTTTATTGACGCTGATTTATGAATAAATCAAATCACAAGTTAAATAAAAATAAATCAACCAAAGGTAATTGAAAATGCCCACCCAACTAAGCGAACTGCAAAAAATAACAGAACTGGTTATCTCTTGGGAAGCATTACCAAATGATTTTCACCTAGAGGATGAACCAGTGGAAAATACAGGACAACCTATATTAGCAGGTGCATTAAGAGAAAGTTTAGAAATAGCAGGTTTCATCCAACCACAAATGTTAATAGCTTCTAACTTTGGACTTTGTGCTACAGTCAATAACCAAATTATTGTCAAAGCACCAGACTGGTTATATATTCCCTCAGTGAAAGAGATTTTACCAGAAAGAAGAAGCTATACACCCAATTTAGAAGGGGATATACCCGCAGTCATAATGGAATTTTTATCCCATACTGAATGTGGAGAATATTCCTTTAAACGCACTTATCCCCCTGGCAAATGGTTTTTTTATGAACAAATTTTAAAAGTTCCAGTTTACATAATTTTCGATCCTGAAAATGGATTATTAGAATTTTATCAATTAGAAAATGAACGATATCAACTCAAACAACCAGATGAAAATGGTCGTCATTGGGTTGATAGTATGGGCTTATTTTTAGGAACTTGGCAAGGCACAAAAGAAGGTAGAACAGGTTATTGGTTAAGATGGTGGGATAAAGATGGGAACTTATTACTTTGGGCAGTAGAAAAAATTGACAAAGAACGTCAAGAAAAAGAAAAATTGAT from Okeanomitos corallinicola TIOX110 includes the following:
- a CDS encoding Uma2 family endonuclease, with the translated sequence MPTQLSELQKITELVISWEALPNDFHLEDEPVENTGQPILAGALRESLEIAGFIQPQMLIASNFGLCATVNNQIIVKAPDWLYIPSVKEILPERRSYTPNLEGDIPAVIMEFLSHTECGEYSFKRTYPPGKWFFYEQILKVPVYIIFDPENGLLEFYQLENERYQLKQPDENGRHWVDSMGLFLGTWQGTKEGRTGYWLRWWDKDGNLLLWAVEKIDKERQEKEKLIEYLLSQGIDPNNLPI
- a CDS encoding NFACT family protein, with the protein product MQPVDFTTLIATCSELRANWLPARTEQVYQRDRYTITIALRTMKQRDWLDISWHPQATRICIAEPPPRTPDTFTFSQQLIHQLGGLALIAIDFIAPWERVVDLKFARRPGEAALYHLYVEVMGKYSNAILTDANNEIITAAHQVSQQQSSVRPIQTGQPYETPPKLTGTIPNLNESQTRWQERVSLVPGAVKKQLLKSYSGLSSSLLTSMLLAANISPETNTDTLTTDDWDRLFAHWQEWLQTLEVGKFQPSWIENGYTVMGWGETAPAKNIQELLNQYYTDQLNQQLFSQLRHQLTQKLNNILGKLGTKAKTFKDRLQQSDQADEYRQKADLLMAHLHNWQPGMKEIILEDFETGKPVAITLQPDKNAVQNAQKLYKQHQKLKRARAAVEPLLLEVQSEIDYLEQVEAAISQIDNYQTADDLQALEEIRDELIEQKYLEDLEYRRRSITETASTNFHRYRTPSGFEVLIGRNNNQNDYLTFRVAGDYDLWFHAQEIPGSHVLLRLEPGTVAEEADLEYTANIAAYFSRGRQSEQVPVVYTQPNRVYKPKGAKPGLVIYKQETIIWGKPGIIGDR
- a CDS encoding iron uptake porin; the protein is MSKISNNLSIPAVCGVMLCLNTSVLAGETPGNTEANEALAVSSLEKINHNYQQNLISQVTSVSQFSDVQPTDWAFQALQSLVERYGCIAGYPNGTYRGNRALTRYEFAAGLNACLDRVNELIATATADMVSKQDLATLQRLQEDFSAELATLRGRVDAVEARTAELEANQFSTTSKLQGQVVGVVSDVLAGDNDTNSSTTFGARARIEFVSSFTGQDTLFTRIESNNINSPDLGTPEGNLFFAGSDGTNNAYLGTLWYKFPVGKKTQVIAIAEGGAADDVTSTVNIFDGDGAFGALSTFGTRNPIYGQIGGAGLGVTHQFSNALGVSLGYLSGTANDPSAKSGLFDGPYGALAQLTVRPSDRITLGLTYINSYNTSLATGSTTATFDGVTEAFSSNSYGVQASIGISEKFVVGGWAGYTNSKVLTGAKGDVDIWNYAVTLGFPDLGKKGNLAGIILGMEPKVTNSTAAVVAEDANTSYHVEAFYQYRVSENITITPGVIWLTAPNHNNNNNDVVIGALRTTFSF